The Chiroxiphia lanceolata isolate bChiLan1 chromosome 3, bChiLan1.pri, whole genome shotgun sequence DNA segment TGCTAAGGAACTGTAAAGATAAACTCAAACCTACAAAAtccaggaaggagaagggagttCATATGTTCTCTTCAAATACACACCACTTGTTGCTCTCAGTGCTCAGTCTGTCAGACTACACTAGTACAGAGCTAAGGCTGTGATGGTGAGCACCCAGGATGGATTCCCAAAAATGCAGGAATCCCAAGAACCTAGCAGGTTTTGACACTCAGTATCTACCTCTCTTGCTACTTTTTATAATTCCACCATGCAAAAAACAGCCAAGTAAACTTACAGTGCAGATAGGCTATGAATTATATGTATATTGTTAGCTGTTTATAATGACACAATAGACTAGTTAACAGCAGCAATGAagacaccagcacagctgggtgaCATCAGCACACGGACCAAGGGTCCACAGAAGGCTCAAATCACACCTTCCTTGCCCTTACCATCTTACCAGCTAGACTAAAGTGAGCACAGGCTTGACTGCTGATTTGCAACTCTACCTCTGTTTTACCATATAGGTACAGCCTCAGGAGCCACGCTTTGCCCACAGGGATTTTCTTGAAACCAAAGCAATTACTATGCTCAAcccattaaaaaaagttatctcCAGTGCATTAGGAGGTAAGATGAAAGCTAGAGGAGAGGGATGAACATGCCAGTTTTGCCTTGCCCATGCCATGCAGACCCTGGGGCCATGTTTATGTGTTTTCAGAGCCTAGTGAACTCTGAAAGCAAGGGCAATTGAGGTAAGGCAAGCCCCTTTCATCAGCTGCCCTTTGAGCACTGCATGTTCTGTTCTCAATGCACACAGCTACAGACAAATTTCCTATACTTTGAGAGACTCTGGGAAATAAGATCATGTCACTAGAAAGGTTATATTTAGCCTTCCCATTGCCACTCATCTTGAGTTAAATCAGGTATTTGGAATGTAGCAACTGCCTACCATGCAGAGGTGCTGTTATACATGCCATACACATTAGCCACCTGCCTATCAGTGCTTCATATCAAGGTTGAAACTTCTCCAAAAGACATGAGGTGATCTCTTTTGTTAATTTGGCTTCATCCTATCTTGTCATAGAGAGATCAGAATGGTTCATTTCTGCCACGAAAAATAAGAGAGCTTTTCCACTTCCCACACAAGAATTTGCACCAAAATGGCACAACTTTGACAAAAGCTACAAATAAAAGGGTATTCACACAAACAGCTACAGGTGTTGGACATCAGACACCTCAAGTTCCACCTCTAGTTACGAGAGACAAAAGACCCTGCAAAGAGTGAATAAATGCACCTGGGTTCTCCCCACTGACTGATTTCCCATGCCCAAGGATTTATCATCTCTCTGCACAGTAACCACACTCAGGTGTTGGAAGGTACAGTAGCCCTCACCTGCCTGAGACTCCTCTTCATACAAGGAGcaatccagcagcagcattaaacaaaacccacaccAGGATGCAACAGCTTATCTCTGAGGGCTTCTACTGAACAACTGTCTCATTTTTTACACTAAGAGGTAGCAGGATGTTAGATAGTCTACGCTACTGCTAAGAAATGAAGTTTTTAAACACCAAATTAAGCACCAAAATTAGCTTccaaattaagaaaatacaaCTTCACAGCCTTTTAAACTATGGCCATGCTGTCTTTTATGAACTTACAGTATTTTACTATTACTTTTACAAGTCTAAGCTTGTAAAAGACAGGATGCCCATTAGTACAGCTCTTCTACAGCAATTACCAAACACAGCTTTCAGAAAAGAGCCTAGTGATTCGTCCTTCAGACAGATGCAGTGGGAAATACAAATCTGAAGTACCTTATGGAATCATCAATTTCTCAATCACATGCTTATAGATCAGAGAAAAGGATTTAGAGAGAGCCATGCAAATATATTGATGATAAATATGTTTGCACCCCCATAGTGATCCCAAACCTGTAAAGCCCCTCCTTTTTCACACTACAAATTTTATCAAATGAACACAGCAAGAACGTCATGTGTGGCATTTGCACAGCCACAGTTATGGCTCGGCTTTCTTTCccataaggaaagaaaagctgcacagCAGCTTCCATCCAGAAGACAATTGAAAATAACAAACCGCCTATTTCTGATGTGACTTTTCAGCTGATTAGAAAACTAGCAAGAAAAGataaagcattaaaaacatAACTAGGACAAGCAAGCTTGCTGTGTTCATCATAAAGTGTGTGTACACTTTTATCATAATTATGCTTAATTATGCTTTTATTATAATTATGCTTAAGGTCAGAGTAATGGTttcttcaaaagagaaaagcagaagtaaaataGCCAGGTTTTCCAATGTGTGCCAAAACAGAACACCACACCAAAGTCCCACTGAACTCTTAAACTCTCATCCCCTTCACCCAAGTCTTTTGCTGAGTCTTCACTAATTCATGAGCACAAACTTGGGAGGAAAGCAgggtaagaagaaaaaagatctaaaaaaaaatgtaccttTTGTGGTTGCTTCACATACTTTCATTCTGGGCACAAATCAAGCAGCAAAGATTGAAATTCAAACTGTAAAGGTTTCATTTATGCCTAAAGTAAATACCAGGTACTTTGTTACCATGGTGATGAACACAGTAAAAACACCTTAATCATTCCTGATTCTGCCAGTGTAAAGCAGGGCTTGATGCAATAGTTAAAAGCATAGCATGGCATCAGACACGTATTGAGTTCACACTTTAGAAAATGGTTTGTGGTTTATTGAGTGTTGCAGTTGTGCAAAACCTGAAATACATAAACAATAAATGAACAGAGAAGTGTATATTATGCACATACACTGCTCTGGTCCTGCACAGAATTTCAAGAAGAACTGATTGATGAAAGGTTCCCAACGTAATAGCAATAAAACTGAAGTTACTGGGGGAAGGGAAACTCAATTTATCCCACTCTTTCCAGTTTGATGCCAGCAAGAGATGCCTAAAGGCTGGAGAAGGATTGCAGGTCAACAGGAGAGCACCTGAGGGGCAGCACCGAGGAATTTCAGCGACTGCTATCAGTAAGTCACTTATTTGGAGATCCAATTTAAATGCCTCTATGCTAACACACAGAGCATGGGAGATAAATAAGAAGAGTTAAAGACGTGCACACACCTGCAGGGCTATGATCTCATTTTCATCACTGAGACCTAGTGGGATGGCTCCCACAACTGCAGGGTTGGAATGAAAGGATACAGGCTCTTTAGGAAGGCACGCAGCAGAGATGAGGATGTGATCAGTGATCAGGGAGCGCAGGGAACTCCACCTGGGGATGGATGAGGAGCCAACCAAAAGCTTATGGGTAAGGATTAAAGAGAGGGCTGAGACAGGTGACATTATACTGGGTTGCCTGACCAGAAACACCGAGTGGATGAGTCTCTCTATAGACAGCTGGGGTAACCTCACCTTCACAAGCCCTGGTCATCACAGGGGACTTCAACCACCTCAAGGGTGGttggagggacagcacagcaggacatAAGTAATCCATGAGATTCCTGGAGTGCACTGATGACAAATTCCAAGTGATAGAGCAGCCAACAAGGAGAGGTGGTATGATGGACCTTGTTCTCAACAAGGAGGGGATGGTGTCCCAAGTGAAGATGCCCCTCAGGGGTCAGTACTGGGGCTGgtgctgtttaacatctttgtcagcAACATGGacagtgcaccctcagcaagtctgccaatgacaccaagctgtgtggtgaggttgacatgctggagggaagggatgccatccagagggacctggacaggctggagaggtgggactgtgcaaacctcatgaagttcaacaaggccaagtgcaaggtcctgcacctgggttggagcaatcccaagcacaaatacaggctgagGGATGAAAAGAttgagaaggacttgggggtgttggtggacaagaagctcaacatgagtcagcaatgtgtgctcacagcccagaagcacaaccatatcctgggctgcatcaaaagcagtgggACAAGCAGACTGAGGGAACAGATTCTGCACCTCTACTCCATGCTTCTGAGAtcacacctggagtactgcatccagctctggagcccccAACACAACAAGGATGCGAACCTATTGAAGCAagcccagaggagggccacaaagatgatcaggggggtggagcatctctcctatggCAACAGGCTGAGAATTGAGGCTGTTcaatctggagaagagaaggctccagggagaccttatagcaccttccagtactaATGGCAGcctgcaagagagctggagagggacttcttaTAGGAGcatgtggtgacaggacaagggggaatggctttaaactgagagtaggtttagattaggtattagaaagaaattcttcactctgagggtggtgaggcactggaacaggttgcccacgACAACTTGGGGATGCCCCATCCtcagaagtgttcaaggccaggttggatggggccttgagtagcctggtctagtggaaggtgtccctgcccaaggcagggggggTTGcaactagatggtctttaaggtcccttccaaaccaaaccattctgtgaaaaCTGTTTGGGAAATGAGTCACCTGCTTGACTATTAACAACTATAGTTGTTAATACCAAGAGAACAAATACTCAGCTTTGGAAAACTAAGGAAGTCAtatcacattttttattttaaataaccaaGTCCCATGTTAAAGCTGAATACCCCAATGTTGCctttaaaatgacaaatgaTTCAAAAGGTGTTTTTTATAAAACTAAAGTTAACAGCAGCTAAATCTTTTATGTCTGACAACCTATATTActacgtatatatatatacatatagatacTAAATTTGCAGGTACAGTGAGTTTTCAAAGCTGTTCCAGGCTATCAAGCTGATTTTGACTTTTTGGGAGTAGCCCCGCCATCTTCAGCCAACTTCTCTGCTGGTCTCTTTTTTAACCCTTTCATTTTCCGCGTCTGCAGTTTACTAAGATCTTGCTTCTGCATGTGGATTCGACCATAAGTTGTACCAAACACATCATGGGAGatattcttcttcttcttaGGCTGTAAGGAAAGAACAATGTTATTATTTCTGAGTAGAGTCCCAGGAGCTCTGGCGAGAATCAAGTGCCCAAAAGCAAGGCCTCACACGTTGTCTAGAGTTTAGAGATGAAGATTTGTGCTGTATGTTCTAAGTGCTTCCAGAGGAGAGTTTGGATGCCAGCTGATCACCACAGAAGTGCTGTGGCCCTAGAAATCTCAGCTGATCTAAAAGTCAGCTTTGGTCAAACATACAATAAGTAatacttcaggtttttttcttctttacagatAGAGCTGAAAGTAATGCACTTTCGAAGGTACATACCTTCAGGGCTTTTGGTTGTTTTAAAGATAGCTTATAAAGGTCATCTGAAGCTAAATGTGTCCTCCTCATAACCAGATCTAATGAAGGTCCCATCTCTTCCAGTTCAATTCTAGGTATTTTACAGCCAGATTTCTTCAGAAGTACTctagaaggggaaaaacaaccaaaataaatattgtccCAAGTGATAAAGAATTATCCATCTTCCTGAAGGGCAGGTTCAATCTTGCAgttcaaaacagaaatcaacTGCTACCACTAACTCTATTATCAAGAAAGACATCTGTCAAAAACAattcataaaatacaaaatctgtCCCACTATTATTTCAACATACCCAAAAAATACCTGGCTAATGTTGGttgtttgtctggttttttttaatgagaccAATATAATCAGTATTACTGTTAAAACTCAGTCCCAGTACCCTGAAAGCCATATTACTCCTCAAATTCAAAACAGCACCCTTGGTATTAacagacatgaaaaatatttattatcatTTACAGCAAAATAACCTGAGCACTATCTGAggaagtgttttggttttttgtttttagaatgAGACTGATTAAAGTGATTTTGTAATAAGAGAAATCAAAATCGCATGGAACACAAGCCATGAATGTTCACAGCCTCCTAAGGCAGGTCATGAACCTGAGGGTGAACACCAACACAGCAAGAAAGATTGTCGTGTCCTGccttcttctgtttttccttgtgTATCTCTGGCTGCAGCCTACCACCTGTCGCTCTCCAGCAAACACCTAAGTGAGGAGAGTCCTGGAAACCAACCTGAGAACAGGTTAAGTCTCTGAAGTCTTACACAGTACTCAGAATCCACCAAGTTAATTCACATCACCTTACTAATCCAAGCTAGAAGGAGGAGCTCAACaaggaaggaaacagcagaTTTTAGGACTcaagtgttttccttctgcagtaCGAGTTACTCTGTGTTACGCTGGAGCACTTCTACACACTGCATGTTTTAAATGCAGCTCAAGCCAGTTCAATTACACAACTATGCGTTAAATTTGGGGGAAAGCTGACAAGTGTAccaaaaaccaaataaataaaacacatactTACTTATAGCTTCGCATGTAAATTTTGCCATCTACAGCTGTGAAATGCAGAACGTACTCTAAACCAGCCAGACGAATACTGGGCACAGTAGGACCTCTGAAGAAATCTGAAAGAGTATTTAAAAAGAGTAAAGTGCCAGGTTCCTTGGCTGAGAATAAAACCAACAGATGGCTATAACAAACTGGTTTATCTCAAAACAGACCCACATCACTGATGGGAACTCCATTCCTATAAGGATATTTTTCCTGCACCTAACTAAGCAAGACTATGCAAGGGATGGCCTAGAAAAGCTGGATGTTCAGTGGGAATTTCACAAAATAGTCGCTACCTAAAACTGCAGCCTGGCCAAAACACAAGAGAGAAAGTTCAGTGCACGTGCTAGTGTGCACTGGTGAATCCAAACGTGTGTAGAAATCCTGACAGGACCACAGTGACTTCCCAGAGATAATGTGGTAGCAATATACACTATCTAAAAGTAAGTACATGGAAAAGAGCAAAGGTACTTTCAGAGCAGTAACTTCACATTATTAAGCTAATTGGAATAATTGCATTGtctattcttttaaatattcagctctaaaatcaggaaaaaaaaaattatcttgtgTTTAGGTTAGTAAATAGTGAGCTAATAATCAGATCTTTGTACAGATCAGTACAAAGAAGCCATTCGCTCAGGTGTCTGTTTAAAGACATCATTCAAACCTGATACTTGGTTCTTAATCATAGCCAGATTTGGAAGAACAGAAAGAGGCATCAAAACCATTACACAACAGATTGAAACTGTATCTTGTTTACTCTTACTCTTGTTtacactctctctctctgactTGGGAAAAACCTTTGAATGTATAATTTCTTTCATACATCCCTCACAACAAGGCACTTTTGTCCTCTAGGTAGAACAATATTTGTCATTAAATCTAATGTTTTCTCTATTTAATAAGCAACACATCTATAAAATTAAGGCACTTGAAATACTCGCTTAGTTTGCAAAGAGAACACTGAAACACACGGATTAAATAATAAGCTGCCTGTAGCGAGGTTCTTATATCAAGCTATGAAAATATACTGTGCAATCAGAGAGCTTGCAAGGAGCACAGCAATCTGTCCAACATATGCAGAGCGTGGAGAAAGAATGTGACCTTGACCAAGGGAACAAGGTGTGCTAATAAACACGACAGGGCAATGCTGAAACATAGGAGAACCGCTAACAGATGCAAAACACATCAGtctttcctgctctgtcccaTTTTCAGATCCCTTGGCTAGTTGTCCTTTCCTCCACTACCTTTTTTCAAGAGAATCAGCACTGGAGTGACATCCAAAACAAAGTCTTGCTGGCAAATACCAGCTGGAGTCAGGCCAGGAAATTTCCTTGGTCAATTAAATactctctttcctcttcttttgagTCGAGCTTGTAGTTAGAGGAAAAGttgcaaataaaacattttgtttgattgtggcatattttttccccttcaactAGTTCTCTGCAGTTTACATTTACAGTGGTTTAATTGGCAACACCTCCCCTTCATATTTTCCTGTGGCATCATACATCCTTTTACCCACAGGATGATCTCTTCCAATAAACGCAGGTGGTCAGGAATTTCTGTTTCCTGGCAACactgaagaactgcagaaacCTTACACTTCAGTATACCCAGAGAgttgaagttttttttaatgtacttctAATTTACAACTTTGGCTTTGGTTGGATTACAGACTtgctttctcccttctttccatTCCTagttctctctccctcttgtCCTCAAACATGTTTCTAGAACTTTTAATTTACTCTTTCCTGCAGAGAGCTTCACAGGACCTTTCCATTTCCAGAttaaatttctaaattattttggaaCGTAAGTCTATGCAGTTTTTTCTATATCAATTTGTATCTAAGAGCTGGTAACACTGTATTCTATGTAGCTATAGTTAGCATTAAGGCAGTTAAACTCTATCCCAGACATTTCCCAGCCATGCCCTTTATTGGCCAGAAGGAGCCCACAAATCTTTTGAAACACTCAAAAAAAGTCTGTGTGAGGAAGGCTGCATGCAGAACAAGGTCACAGTCAATCTAAAATTGCAGAAGTCTCCTGCAAACCAACGTTTTAGAAAGTATATAAGCAAGCCCTATAGTGTCTAGCCATTTTTAGGATAAAATGGGTGTGTAATAACAGAACTGGCAAGCAGGCAGTGTTGTAAgagttaaaacattttatattaaaagttATTAGAATTTCATGAACTGTATTCCAAAGACTTATATTGTAAATTAACTCCTACACTACCACATCAGAGGGCAATGAAAACCAAAAGTGAAAGAATGGGATGTCTTTGTCTTCCAGGTCTCTAAGGAAAATGCAGCTGTCATTTATTTCTCCTAAATAAATTCTTCCACTTCACAGTTTAACCAGACTATAGGTTTTGGTTACCATGAAGACAATAAATCACccttgcctttatttttaaaaagaaactgctgtTAAGATGATATTCCAAACATGCATTAGTCCCTTTGGTATCACAAAAGCCAATGAAAGCTTGGTTGTTCACCAGCATCACTGGCATCACAGTGCTTTGGCAACAAGAAGCTGCTAGCTATCTAATATTCCCTCTGGGATCCCAACAATACTGGTACAGcaacaaaatatttgctgctgttgtcacaaagacatttttctatCTTTCTTAGCAATCAAGTGGCAGGTTAAAGGCACCATCTTTAGCAGAAACAGAATGAATCAATTCTTCCCTATCAGTTAAGGCCAGTTTTGAAGCAGGTCAAATTATTACCCAAATGATTTTAATTGATTAGTAATACCTTCAAGTCTTTACTCTCCTTAACCTTCTCCTTTGTCTATTGCTTTGCATCCAGTTATTTCACAAAAGTCAGCAGAACAATTAAGACCTTGAGTACTTTGGCATATACTCAAGAAGAATGATTGGGTGTAGAGTACATTTGACTGCAGAGTCATTAACAGCAAATAAATAGGAGAGCAGAAAGGACagatgaacaaagaaaaaggacagGACGAATTACTTAGTTATTGGGTAACTATCTTGCTATGCATGCCTCCCATTTAAGCTGTTTGATCatggggtgcccagggaggtggtggagtcactgtccctgaaggtgtttaagaaaacactgcatgtggtacttagtgccatggtctagctgACAAGGTGCTgtttggtcataggttggacttggtgatctcagaggCCTTAATCAGCCTAGCTGATTCTGTGAGATTGCCTGAAcaaaaaacacttcagaaaataaatgcaccTGCTTCCTGCAGTATAAATACTCATTTACAACAACATAAACATGTGGTATTAAAACTCACTTATCTTTGTATTCAGTATTCACACAATTTCAAAGACTTATAAAGCTCAGTCACTAGCCTTTCACCCATCCCCAAGAACCAGACAGCTGTATGGAGAGGATGAaaatttcctcctcttctgctccCTTTCAGTCTCATTCCAGATGAGACACCTTGCTTTAAGGAATTATaatactaaggaaaaaaaaatttcatttttaaggtCTATTTCTAAAGAACAATTGTTTGCCTAGAAAACCAAGAATGGAACTGAAAGAACAAGACTGTTATTGGGCCAGTTTCAGTATTTTAtcagagcttaaaaaaataagtaatctACTTTTAGGAAacctattaaaaagaaaaaacacaccaCCCTACTTATTAGGTCTAGTTCTACCAAGTAAGATGCATTAAGTGTCAAGAGACACAGTACCCTATGACCTCTATGTCTGACTGAGCTACAATGTGCTTTATCTTTCAGAGCCTCCAACCTTGAGATAGTAAGAAAGGCCAGTTTGTTTCCTAAGCTCCAGGCCTGCCTTGAAGTTAGGCCACAGCAATTATCTGCAGCTGACTTTTACTGCACATGTTCTTTCCAAGTACTCTAATCAATGGCACATTTGTTAGAACTGGTGGAATTTCcaacagaaaatgctttcattACAAAACAGAAGCTCAAATATACTGATCTGACTTTTCTGTAAGCAAAAATATCGGACTTTCTGAACTTAATCCACTGGTTTCATTTTAGatacttcaaaaatattatttggttAGAAAAGTGACAATTCAGTACAATTACAAGGtcaagacattttgaaaaatgacagttttcCCATAATCAAAGTAATGAATTTTACGAATCCAAACTTTCAATTTCAGAGTCTTTTAGgctagtcttttttttcccctctaagaGTCATGATTGGTTAACTTTAATTTAGTGTGACATGAAAGTTACAAGTGCCtactcttgttttctttctgtgctgaacataagcaaacattttttgaCAAACCATCATTTCCCAATAGATCCCATTACTACAGATTTATGCAATCCTACTGtttaaataatcaaaatacTGACCAATAAGAAGGCTCTTCAGTCTTCTGTATTCTTCATTTACATCAAACACGTCACCAGCAAATATCAACATAGGTTTTGTTCCTTCAGGACATTTACTGTTCTATGgaataagaattttaaaacaacaaaacttcaGACTGTGTTAAGGAACATATTATTGACTTAGGTGGTTAGCCATTCAACACTGAATGAAACGCTGTGGGGACCTATGATCACTGCAGAcagaaaagacactttttttttcactgaacaaTGCTGCAAATGTATGGAGggactttgttttcaaaagggTGAATTGTATTATTCTTTGTTCTGGATTAAAGAAAGAGGGTTTCTTTACTATAAAATGTATAAGATAACAgcttccagtggaaaaaaaaaagagtgaattTGACTGCAGTTAATaacaagaaaactaaaattagaGGCAAACAAGTTTATTCTGCTTCTGACATTGGAGAGTACACGAGAAAGGCTAAAAGAACAGTTTAGTCAATCACATAATTTTAATTCTGGAAAACAGGTACATTTATTTAACTGTAACTTCCCTGTTACAAACAGTGTTATAAAGACACACTACAATCTGACTTCAAGGGAAGGATTCACATTTATAAACCATAATTTCTTCACTATCCTTCTGAACTGCTCTACCAATTTATACACTGTAATAAGTAccataaaaattacttatttttccaGTGCATGAACTGCTTGATACAGAAGTACACACATATGAAATACGTTTTAGTCTTGTCAAAATGAGCCTACCACAGccaaaaatgtgaattttctctgtgtttaaataataaagatgTTAGCTCCTCATCTGAATTAAGTATAGTTCCCTGGAAAATGGCATTTATGTGCTACTAAAAACTAAATAAAGTTCTGGAATTATCTCAGTCAGCAGAGTGATTCTCTTTGGTTATAATTTGTGAACAaggatttcagttttcaaagatTGCACCAGTTTATATAGGAACCATGGGCAGAATCTGACAATTTTGTAAATGTAGCtctttaattaaaaggaaaatactaGAAATAAACCAAGACTAAAACATAATTTGCAAAGAAAGTCGCAAGCTTGCttaaaacaaccaaaat contains these protein-coding regions:
- the RPF2 gene encoding ribosome production factor 2 homolog produces the protein MEPLDRVVKPKTKRAKRFLEKREPKLNENTKNAMLIRGGNANLTVTAVLKDIYAVKKPFAVLYKKKNITRPFEDQTSLEFFSKKSDCSLFLFGCHNKKRPNNLIIGRMFDYHVLDMIELGVEKFVSLKDVKNSKCPEGTKPMLIFAGDVFDVNEEYRRLKSLLIDFFRGPTVPSIRLAGLEYVLHFTAVDGKIYMRSYKVLLKKSGCKIPRIELEEMGPSLDLVMRRTHLASDDLYKLSLKQPKALKPKKKKNISHDVFGTTYGRIHMQKQDLSKLQTRKMKGLKKRPAEKLAEDGGATPKKSKSA